One genomic region from Mangifera indica cultivar Alphonso chromosome 17, CATAS_Mindica_2.1, whole genome shotgun sequence encodes:
- the LOC123200727 gene encoding protein ALP1-like gives METTPFPFLNQEEFSHFLSLLSEMDNGNTNLKKRRRKEEEEFNKSAWSDILTSLIMLDEEEKQEQEQWSSQSQQDRALFEDNQKRSNQAMNDYLTEFQQQLDEVDAVDQLRTKRCRRVAAVVATTASAAAASENAAAVADNSNQSNSAGPSHRRLWVKDRSKDWWDERNHQDFPDEQFKRDFRMSKATFNLICEELESAVMKKNTMLRDAIPVRQRVAVCIWRLATGEPLRVVSKRFGLGISTCHKLVLEVCSAIKTVLMQKYLQWPDEQKMKQIKEEFESISGIPNVGGSMYTTHVPIIAPKASVAAYFNKRHTERNQKTSYSITVQGVVDPRGVFTDVCIGYPGSMPDDQVLERSALSQRANRGLLRDVWIVGNSGYPLMDWVLVPYTQKNLTWTQHEFNEKIGEVQRIAKDSFARMKGRWACLQKRTEVKLQDLPVVLGACCVLHNICELRNEEMDPELKFDLFDDEMIPENILRSQSAAQARDYIAHNLLHHGRAGSSFLR, from the coding sequence ATGGAAACTACGCCTTTCCCATTTCTTAATCAAGAGGAGTTTTCCCATTTCTTAAGTCTCCTCTCTGAAATGGATAATGGGAACACCAATTTAAAGAAGCGGAGAagaaaggaagaggaagagttTAACAAGAGTGCTTGGAGTGATATTCTTACTTCGTTAATTATGTTAGACGAAGAGGAGAAACAAGAACAAGAGCAGTGGTCTTCCCAATCTCAGCAAGATAGAGCTCTCTTTGAAGACAATCAAAAGCGAAGCAACCAAGCTATGAATGATTATTTAACTGAATTTCAGCAGCAATTGGACGAGGTAGATGCAGTGGATCAGTTGAGGACTAAACGGTGTCGTCGTGTGGCTGCCGTGGTGGCTACTACTGCTTCTGCTGCAGCAGCATCTGAAAACGCCGCCGCTGTTGCGGATAATTCGAACCAGAGCAATTCGGCTGGGCCGAGTCACAGGCGGTTGTGGGTGAAAGACCGATCCAAGGACTGGTGGGACGAGCGAAATCACCAGGATTTTCCTGACGAACAGTTTAAGCGTGATTTTCGGATGAGTAAGGCCACCTTTAACTTGATTTGCGAGGAGCTGGAATCTGCGGTTATGAAGAAGAACACTATGCTTCGTGACGCTATTCCGGTTCGCCAACGGGTGGCGGTCTGTATTTGGCGGCTGGCCACTGGTGAACCGCTCCGGGTTGTCTCGAAACGGTTCGGATTAGGGATTTCAACTTGTCACAAGCTGGTGTTGGAGGTTTGCTCGGCCATTAAAACCGTCTTGATGCAGAAGTATTTACAATGGCCCGATGAacagaaaatgaaacaaattaaagagGAGTTCGAGTCCATTTCTGGGATTCCAAATGTTGGTGGATCAATGTACACAACCCATGTGCCAATCATCGCCCCCAAGGCCAGTGTTGCAGCTTATTTTAACAAAAGACACACAGAGAGGAACCAGAAAACTTCTTACTCCATTACAGTTCAAGGAGTCGTCGATCCAAGAGGCGTTTTCACTGATGTTTGCATTGGGTACCCAGGTTCAATGCCAGATGATCAAGTTCTTGAGAGGTCCGCTTTGTCTCAACGGGCCAACCGCGGGCTTTTAAGAGATGTTTGGATCGTGGGAAACTCTGGGTATCCACTAATGGACTGGGTTCTAGTGCCTTACACACAGAAGAATTTAACATGGACACAACATGAATTCAACGAGAAAATCGGGGAGGTTCAGAGAATAGCTAAGGATTCTTTCGCAAGAATGAAAGGCAGATGGGCTTGTTTACAAAAGAGGACCGAAGTGAAACTACAAGACTTGCCCGTGGTTCTTGGAGCCTGCTGTGTTTTGCATAATATATGTGAATTGAGAAACGAAGAGATGGACCCTGAGCTCAAATTTGACCTCTTCGACGATGAGATGATTCCTGAAAATATCCTGAGGTCTCAATCTGCCGCACAGGCTAGAGATTACATCGCTCATAATCTTCTTCACCATGGGCGCGCTGGGTCTTCCTTTCTACGTTAA